A region of Dehalococcoidia bacterium DNA encodes the following proteins:
- a CDS encoding FAD-dependent oxidoreductase, which translates to MLRRLFTPLRIGEIEVPNRILQTAHAKSFEDHVLAGPEEGSYALPGERNLYYHVERAKGGAGLLIMEYQMVHPTSTGGIHYLAHAYREEIVPRYRRIAEAVHAQGTGTKIFAQICHVGMHTRGDQIDHYHQVWAPSSVPGLAEYGLYHLLPKEMEPEDIQAVIEGFVRSARHVKAGGLDGVEVHAAHSYLLGQFLSPISNKRTDDYGGSLENRCRLTLEVIDAVRAEVGPHFPVGVRISGDEFAPGGLTMSETVAIAKVLAATGKLDWISVSAGAYWSVAPVIVGSMAFPPGFIVHLAAAVKQAVDVPVFCVGRITDPMMAERVLEQGQADMVGMTRALLADPELPRKAQEGRLDDIRRCIGCLFCVQRLWHNLPLACAVNPAAGREKWLGIGTLQRAPSPKRVMVVGGGPAGLKAAEVAARRGHNVTLFEEQDALGGQVRLAARQPTRADIEDAVQHLEVQVRKLGVRVVTGHRVTAEEVLAQAQQWDAIVVATGCRPVPTFFYPSRLEQQPIPGADQPNVLSAWDVLSGKTPPGPRVVVIDQDGHWRAAGTAEYLADRGFQVTVVTSLASVGYHLLPMELQLLVPRLLLKGVHILTSQEVVAIDGTSVHVRHVWTGQTQQLEAHGVVVITGRRPNDELYFALKGKVRELHRIGDCLAPRTLEYAIWEGEMVGRYL; encoded by the coding sequence ATGTTACGCAGGCTGTTCACCCCCCTGCGCATCGGTGAGATCGAGGTGCCCAACCGCATCTTGCAGACGGCCCATGCCAAGTCCTTTGAGGACCACGTGCTAGCAGGGCCTGAGGAGGGGTCTTATGCCCTGCCTGGAGAGCGGAACCTTTACTACCACGTAGAGAGGGCCAAAGGGGGGGCTGGCCTACTCATCATGGAGTATCAGATGGTGCACCCCACCTCCACGGGGGGCATCCACTACTTGGCCCACGCTTATAGGGAGGAGATCGTCCCCCGCTACCGGCGCATCGCCGAGGCGGTGCATGCGCAGGGGACGGGCACCAAGATCTTCGCCCAGATATGCCATGTGGGCATGCACACCAGGGGCGACCAGATAGACCACTACCACCAGGTGTGGGCTCCCTCCTCCGTCCCAGGGCTAGCGGAATACGGGCTCTACCATCTTCTGCCCAAGGAGATGGAGCCTGAGGATATCCAGGCGGTCATCGAGGGGTTTGTTCGCTCGGCCCGGCACGTCAAGGCTGGGGGGCTGGACGGGGTGGAGGTGCACGCTGCCCACAGCTATCTCTTGGGGCAGTTCTTGAGCCCCATAAGCAACAAGCGCACCGATGATTATGGAGGGAGCCTGGAGAATCGGTGTCGGCTGACTCTGGAGGTCATCGACGCGGTGCGGGCCGAGGTGGGCCCCCACTTCCCTGTGGGGGTGCGCATCAGCGGCGATGAGTTCGCCCCCGGCGGGCTCACCATGTCGGAGACGGTGGCCATCGCCAAGGTCCTGGCGGCCACGGGCAAGCTGGACTGGATCAGCGTCAGTGCCGGCGCATATTGGAGCGTGGCCCCTGTCATCGTGGGCTCCATGGCCTTCCCCCCGGGGTTCATCGTCCATTTGGCGGCGGCCGTCAAGCAGGCGGTGGACGTCCCTGTCTTCTGTGTGGGGCGCATCACCGACCCGATGATGGCGGAGCGGGTCTTGGAGCAGGGGCAGGCGGACATGGTGGGGATGACGCGGGCTCTTCTTGCTGACCCCGAGCTGCCCCGCAAGGCACAGGAGGGACGCCTGGATGACATCCGCCGCTGCATTGGCTGCCTCTTCTGCGTGCAAAGGCTGTGGCACAACCTTCCCCTGGCCTGCGCCGTCAATCCGGCGGCGGGGCGGGAGAAGTGGCTGGGCATTGGCACCTTGCAGCGCGCCCCCTCCCCCAAGCGAGTGATGGTGGTGGGGGGAGGTCCTGCCGGCCTCAAGGCGGCAGAGGTAGCTGCCCGCCGGGGCCATAACGTCACCCTCTTCGAGGAGCAGGACGCCCTGGGCGGGCAGGTGCGGCTGGCCGCCCGCCAGCCCACCCGTGCCGATATCGAGGACGCCGTCCAGCACCTGGAGGTGCAGGTGCGCAAGTTGGGCGTGCGGGTGGTCACTGGCCATCGGGTGACTGCAGAGGAGGTGCTGGCCCAGGCCCAGCAATGGGACGCCATTGTGGTGGCCACCGGCTGCCGGCCTGTCCCCACCTTCTTCTACCCCTCGCGCCTGGAGCAGCAACCCATCCCAGGGGCTGACCAGCCCAACGTCCTCTCGGCTTGGGATGTCCTTTCGGGCAAGACCCCACCGGGGCCGAGGGTGGTGGTCATAGACCAGGACGGGCACTGGCGGGCGGCGGGCACCGCCGAGTATCTGGCCGACCGCGGCTTTCAAGTGACGGTGGTCACCTCCCTGGCCAGCGTGGGGTACCACCTGCTCCCCATGGAGCTGCAGCTCCTTGTCCCCCGCCTCCTGCTGAAGGGCGTACATATCCTCACGTCCCAGGAGGTGGTGGCTATCGATGGAACCAGTGTGCATGTGCGTCACGTGTGGACAGGGCAGACGCAACAGCTAGAGGCTCATGGGGTGGTGGTCATCACCGGTCGTCGCCCCAACGACGAGCTCTACTTCGCTCTAAAGGGGAAGGTGCGGGAGCTGCATCGCATCGGCGATTGCCTCGCCCCTCGGACCCTGGAGTACGCCATCTGGGAAGGGGAGATGGTGGGGAGGTACCTATGA